Within Paenibacillus albicereus, the genomic segment ATCGTCCGGTCGTTCAGGACGCCGCCCGCCGCGCAGGGCGCGAAGATATCGCAAGCCGTCCCGGCGGCAAGATCAGGCCTCACCCTTCTCGCTCCGAAAAGCCGAATCGCCTCCGCTTCCGCTTTTGGATTCAGATCGGACACAAGCAGCCGCGCTCCGTCTTCGTAGAGATAGCGGCATAGCCGGCGGCCGACCTTGCCGAGTCCTTGCACGAGCACCTTCAGATCGTACAGCGTCGGCAGGTTCAGCTCCCTCTTCGCCGCAGCGCGCATCGCCAGATAGACGCCGTACGCGGTCATCTCCGCCGTGAACTCTTCCGTCGCCATGATCGTGCCGGTCGTATCGGTCACATGCTTCGTCCGTGTCCGGATCGCGTCCATGTCGCGGATCGTCGTGCCGAGATCAAGACCCGCGACATACCGTCCGCCGAGCTGCTCGATCCGGGTGCCGAGCGCTTGAAAAAGCCGCGTCCGCGCCGCTTCGTCCCTCTCCCCTGACGTCGGAAACTCCTCGTCCTGCCAGATGACGGCCTTTCCCCCGCCGTACGGCAGCCGGTAGGCCGCGTTTTTATACGTCATGCCCTGCGCCAGCCTCATCGCATCCTGAAGCGCCGCCTCCTCGGAGGCGTAGCGCTTCATCCGGCAGCCGCCCAGCGCCGGACCGAGCCTCGTGTCGTGCAGGACGATGACGGCCTTCAGGCCCGTTTCGGCATCATGGCACAGCACGACCTGCTCGTGCGAGCCTCGGATTATTTCCCGGAAAATACTCAAGCCTCGTCGCCCCCCTTGTCCTTCGCGGACTACAGTCTATGCGGGGGCATGCCTCCGATATGCGGCCGGGCTCGATGGCGCATCAAGCCCGAGCTGCGGCGTCGCCTCGAGAGGCCTTGAAAGGCGCAGCCCCGCGCGCTGGCGTCCCGTCGGCAGCCCCGTGGCGCTGCCGACGGGTGACGGAACGCCGCCGATGGATGACGGAACGCCGCCAATGGGTGACGGAACGCTACCGCGACCGGCCGCCCTCCGGCCGCCTTTCCCGGGGAATCCGGCGCCTCGGCCAAGCTCC encodes:
- a CDS encoding amino acid dehydrogenase, which encodes MSIFREIIRGSHEQVVLCHDAETGLKAVIVLHDTRLGPALGGCRMKRYASEEAALQDAMRLAQGMTYKNAAYRLPYGGGKAVIWQDEEFPTSGERDEAARTRLFQALGTRIEQLGGRYVAGLDLGTTIRDMDAIRTRTKHVTDTTGTIMATEEFTAEMTAYGVYLAMRAAAKRELNLPTLYDLKVLVQGLGKVGRRLCRYLYEDGARLLVSDLNPKAEAEAIRLFGARRVRPDLAAGTACDIFAPCAAGGVLNDRTIPRLKCRMVIGAANNQLLLERHGELLEERGIRYAPDFIVNAGGIIITAGELQGLGREELVRSVEAVGPMLLEVLDLAEARNIPASEAALRLAEARLGGG